A single window of Bacteroidota bacterium DNA harbors:
- a CDS encoding winged helix-turn-helix transcriptional regulator — protein sequence MGIARKDEFTVRDNRTARYAKALAHPARVAILQHLLKKQSCVCGDIVEVLPLSQSTVSQHLKELKEAGLIKGDIDGAKVCYCIDEAEWENAKTSINALFDAFRKSKAKCC from the coding sequence ATGGGAATTGCCAGAAAAGATGAATTCACAGTGCGCGACAATCGTACCGCGCGTTATGCAAAGGCGCTCGCGCATCCGGCGCGCGTGGCAATACTGCAGCATCTTCTTAAAAAACAGAGTTGCGTATGCGGCGATATCGTGGAGGTTCTGCCTCTTTCCCAGAGTACAGTTTCGCAACACCTGAAAGAACTGAAAGAGGCGGGACTTATCAAAGGTGATATTGACGGGGCGAAAGTCTGTTACTGCATTGACGAAGCAGAATGGGAAAATGCAAAAACGAGTATAAATGCGCTGTTCGATGCCTTCCGGAAAAGTAAGGCGAAGTGTTGTTAA
- a CDS encoding arsenite methyltransferase has protein sequence MKTNEELKQIVKEKYSAIASQSKEQNETSCCGAGECCTVDYAVFSENYETLKGYNSEADLGLGCGIPTEFALIKEGDVVVDLGSGAGNDCFVARAIAGESGTIIGIDMTETMIAKAKANAEKLGFDNVQFRLGDIEKIPLSAERADVVVSNCVLNLVPDKEKAFSEIFRILKKGGHFSISDVVIKGELPSGLKNDAEMYAGCVSGAITKKEYLQLIEKTGFKKVIVQKERAIKIPGEIMEKYSETEEMEKFTNGETGIFSITVYGEKTNECCGTDCCK, from the coding sequence ATGAAAACCAACGAAGAACTCAAACAGATCGTGAAAGAAAAATATTCTGCGATCGCATCACAATCCAAAGAACAGAATGAAACTTCGTGCTGCGGTGCGGGCGAATGCTGCACGGTTGACTACGCAGTTTTCAGTGAAAATTATGAAACGCTTAAAGGATATAATTCGGAAGCTGATCTTGGCCTGGGCTGTGGAATTCCTACGGAATTTGCGCTCATCAAAGAAGGCGATGTGGTAGTTGATCTCGGCTCGGGCGCAGGAAATGATTGTTTTGTTGCACGCGCAATCGCCGGTGAATCGGGAACGATCATTGGCATTGACATGACGGAAACCATGATCGCGAAAGCAAAAGCCAACGCAGAAAAATTAGGATTCGATAATGTGCAATTCCGTCTTGGAGATATTGAAAAAATTCCGCTGTCGGCAGAACGTGCCGATGTGGTGGTGAGCAATTGCGTGCTCAATCTTGTTCCTGATAAAGAAAAAGCATTCTCCGAAATTTTCCGCATCCTGAAAAAAGGCGGACACTTCAGCATTTCCGACGTCGTGATTAAAGGAGAACTTCCTTCCGGACTAAAGAATGATGCGGAAATGTATGCCGGTTGCGTTTCGGGAGCAATCACGAAAAAGGAGTATCTGCAACTGATAGAAAAAACCGGATTCAAAAAGGTGATCGTTCAGAAAGAACGTGCAATAAAAATTCCGGGTGAGATCATGGAAAAATATTCAGAGACGGAGGAAATGGAAAAATTCACCAATGGAGAAACCGGGATTTTCAGCATTACGGTTTACGGAGAAAAAACAAATGAATGTTGCGGAACAGATTGTTGTAAATGA
- a CDS encoding arsenate reductase ArsC: MKKILVLCTGNSCRSQMAHGYLQKFAGDKAEVFSAGIETHGLNPKAVAVMKEDGIDISHHTSNNVNEYANIDFDIVITVCDNANEKCPVFPSRAKKTHRNFPDPAKARGSDEEIMNQFRKVRDEIKKWCGEFVKEL; encoded by the coding sequence ATGAAGAAGATACTCGTTCTCTGCACCGGAAACAGTTGCCGTTCCCAGATGGCGCATGGCTACCTGCAGAAATTCGCCGGCGACAAAGCAGAAGTTTTTTCTGCCGGAATAGAAACGCACGGCTTGAATCCAAAAGCGGTCGCCGTGATGAAAGAAGATGGTATTGATATTTCTCATCACACTTCGAATAATGTGAATGAATATGCGAATATAGATTTTGATATTGTGATCACTGTTTGCGATAATGCGAATGAAAAATGTCCTGTTTTTCCTTCACGCGCAAAAAAGACCCATCGCAACTTTCCTGATCCGGCAAAAGCAAGAGGAAGCGACGAAGAGATCATGAATCAATTCAGGAAAGTGCGCGATGAAATAAAAAAGTGGTGCGGGGAATTTGTGAAAGAATTGTAG
- a CDS encoding Fic family protein: MPRYIHENAKWPELTWDTDELLPLLMSIRHKQGRLKAHLHLLGFAMRNETDLQTLTQDVLKSNEIEGEFLDAQQVRSSIARQLGMHIAGLIPSDRNVDGLVEMMLDATRNYKVPLTKNRLYGWHSLLFPEGRSGMHKITVGKWRRNDKGPMQVVSGAMGKERVHYEAPDATRVRHEMKLFLKWFNTDKKTDPVLKSGVAHFRFVTIHPFDDGNGRMARAIADMQLSRADGEAQRYYSMSAQIRVERKNYYEMLEKTQKGNTDITKWLLWYLTCLDRALNKTDQRLNVVLRKAEFWDTHTRTSINERQRAMINKLFDGFEGKLTSTKWGKITKCSADTALRDIQDLMKKKILKKENAGGRSTSYGLRENRSD, from the coding sequence ATGCCGAGGTATATACACGAAAATGCAAAATGGCCGGAACTCACCTGGGATACAGACGAACTGCTGCCCCTGCTCATGAGTATACGCCACAAGCAGGGACGCTTAAAAGCACATCTGCACCTGCTCGGATTCGCCATGCGCAACGAAACCGATCTGCAAACACTCACACAGGATGTACTCAAGTCAAACGAAATAGAAGGAGAATTCCTGGATGCACAGCAAGTACGTTCGTCCATAGCGAGACAATTGGGAATGCACATTGCGGGACTCATACCTTCCGACAGAAATGTTGACGGCCTCGTAGAGATGATGCTCGATGCAACGCGCAACTACAAAGTCCCATTGACAAAAAATCGCTTGTACGGATGGCACTCATTACTTTTTCCGGAAGGCAGAAGCGGCATGCACAAAATAACAGTTGGAAAATGGAGACGCAATGACAAAGGGCCGATGCAGGTTGTTTCGGGCGCCATGGGAAAAGAACGCGTGCATTATGAAGCGCCGGATGCAACACGGGTGCGTCATGAAATGAAATTATTTCTGAAGTGGTTCAACACCGATAAAAAAACAGATCCTGTTTTGAAATCGGGCGTTGCACATTTCCGCTTTGTAACTATACATCCGTTTGATGACGGGAATGGCCGCATGGCGCGCGCCATAGCGGATATGCAACTCTCGCGCGCGGACGGTGAAGCGCAACGCTACTACAGCATGTCGGCGCAGATACGCGTGGAGCGGAAAAATTATTACGAGATGCTGGAAAAAACACAGAAAGGAAATACCGATATAACCAAATGGTTGCTGTGGTACCTCACGTGCCTCGACCGCGCATTGAACAAAACTGACCAGCGATTAAATGTTGTTTTGAGAAAAGCAGAATTCTGGGATACACACACGCGCACTTCCATCAATGAGCGCCAACGTGCGATGATCAATAAACTTTTCGATGGCTTCGAAGGGAAACTCACTTCTACCAAATGGGGAAAAATAACCAAGTGCTCGGCGGATACCGCTCTGCGCGATATACAAGACCTCATGAAGAAAAAAATTCTGAAAAAAGAAAATGCAGGCGGAAGAAGTACGAGTTATGGGTTGAGGGAGAATAGGAGCGATTAA
- a CDS encoding VIT1/CCC1 transporter family protein, whose amino-acid sequence MTHEEEHFHGSEVVRDIVIGMSDGLTVPFALTAGLSGAVHNNSIVITAGIAEIIAGSIAMGLGGYLAGRTEADHYSAELKREYYEVDNLPEKEKAEIEEILSEYNISDRVKKEFVNELAMDKNKWVEFMMKFELGLEKPDVNRARNSAMIIAGSYIAGGFIPLLAYFFTQTPQMGLYFSSGVTIVALALFGFFKNKAIGENPWKGAWKVTLIGILAAGSAFAIAKLVSAHV is encoded by the coding sequence ATGACACACGAAGAAGAACATTTCCACGGCAGCGAAGTAGTGCGCGATATCGTGATCGGCATGTCGGACGGACTCACTGTTCCGTTTGCACTCACTGCAGGATTAAGCGGTGCGGTACACAATAATTCTATTGTGATCACGGCGGGTATTGCGGAGATCATTGCCGGATCGATTGCGATGGGATTGGGCGGATATCTTGCTGGAAGAACTGAAGCCGATCATTATTCTGCCGAACTGAAAAGAGAATATTACGAAGTAGATAATTTGCCGGAAAAAGAAAAAGCGGAGATCGAAGAAATTCTTTCCGAGTATAATATTTCTGATCGCGTGAAAAAAGAATTTGTGAATGAACTCGCAATGGATAAAAACAAATGGGTGGAGTTCATGATGAAGTTTGAATTAGGATTGGAAAAACCGGATGTGAATCGTGCACGGAATTCTGCGATGATCATTGCGGGTTCTTACATTGCCGGTGGATTCATTCCACTGCTCGCGTATTTTTTCACGCAAACTCCGCAGATGGGATTATATTTTTCTTCAGGAGTGACGATCGTTGCATTGGCGCTCTTCGGATTTTTCAAGAACAAAGCGATCGGAGAAAATCCCTGGAAAGGTGCGTGGAAAGTTACGCTCATCGGAATTCTGGCAGCGGGATCTGCATTCGCCATTGCGAAACTTGTGAGCGCGCACGTGTGA
- a CDS encoding MerC domain-containing protein, which produces MKLASNLDKIGTIGLFLAALATPCCFPLFAFVFSAFGLGSTELFGGWTEYIFEGLVLISLIGFFISFRQHKNIFPFIIGLISGSIIFYSYNFSFNNVLIYSGMFGLLFATVLNFFINWKNKTACATCALVDGKTIELESTITCPKCGHKKKELMPTDACQFYYECENCKTVLKPKQGDCCVYCSYGTVKCPSKQTGKDCC; this is translated from the coding sequence ATGAAACTCGCGTCAAACCTTGACAAGATCGGAACGATCGGATTGTTTCTTGCCGCGCTCGCTACCCCCTGCTGCTTTCCGCTTTTTGCTTTTGTCTTTTCTGCATTCGGGCTCGGCTCAACTGAACTTTTCGGCGGCTGGACGGAATATATTTTTGAAGGATTAGTACTCATTTCCCTTATAGGATTTTTCATTTCTTTCCGGCAGCACAAAAATATTTTTCCTTTTATCATCGGGCTGATCAGTGGTTCAATTATTTTTTATTCCTACAACTTCAGCTTCAACAATGTGCTGATCTATTCCGGGATGTTCGGATTACTTTTTGCAACCGTGCTGAATTTTTTCATCAACTGGAAAAATAAAACTGCCTGTGCAACATGCGCATTGGTCGATGGCAAAACAATTGAACTGGAATCCACGATCACCTGTCCCAAGTGCGGACATAAGAAAAAAGAATTGATGCCGACCGATGCCTGCCAGTTTTATTATGAATGTGAAAATTGTAAAACTGTTTTAAAACCCAAACAGGGCGACTGCTGCGTTTATTGCAGTTACGGAACGGTGAAGTGCCCGTCGAAGCAAACCGGAAAAGATTGTTGCTGA
- a CDS encoding T9SS type A sorting domain-containing protein: MKTKLLFFVSLFSLSAFSQSTITWSNEITVDNGSVYGNVRPRIAVTSGNIPVIMWGGGTATQPLLVARWNGSSFGTPVQVTPMGYDPFIDTWAGADIAAYGNTVYVVFKVQPEMSNNIYIVKSTDGGVTWTLPTQVDIGQGPYDRFPSVAVTAAGNPVVMYMTFDTAWATAGYAVSNSNDGGATFSTPVNVSNLGGSIVCDCCPGYVTVNGNTQAATWRRNNNNRRDMWAGISTNGGMTFTTGIDVDNTDWMLSACPSTGPDPFLWNDSLYTVFMSGASGDDRVYLSTFNITTSQQGFIQTIAPNYPSSVIQNYPFSAGKNDTVGVVWQQDASSNIDSYFTWSTTGASGLINNESVINTTTANDQRNPHIAYSSNTFHICWTDLSSGNVMYRYGTITPTGIAENISHRSLQVFPDPSSDVATIDLSCLDHHDGVLKIFDVNGKEMESSVISGQEKMTVNKFDAGIYFAEVTDETTLEKFCCRIIFTE; encoded by the coding sequence ATGAAAACAAAACTACTTTTCTTCGTATCACTTTTTTCACTCTCCGCTTTTTCTCAATCAACGATCACGTGGAGCAACGAGATCACCGTAGATAACGGAAGCGTGTATGGAAATGTTCGGCCGAGAATTGCCGTCACTTCAGGAAATATTCCCGTGATCATGTGGGGAGGTGGTACTGCAACACAACCACTCCTTGTTGCGCGATGGAACGGAAGTAGTTTCGGAACTCCCGTGCAGGTTACGCCAATGGGATACGATCCTTTCATTGACACGTGGGCTGGCGCCGATATCGCTGCTTATGGAAATACAGTTTATGTTGTTTTCAAAGTGCAGCCGGAAATGTCGAACAACATTTACATTGTGAAATCTACCGATGGCGGAGTTACGTGGACATTGCCAACGCAAGTGGATATTGGACAAGGGCCGTACGATCGTTTTCCATCTGTTGCAGTTACTGCAGCAGGAAATCCTGTTGTGATGTACATGACTTTTGACACTGCTTGGGCAACGGCAGGATATGCTGTTTCAAATTCAAATGATGGTGGTGCAACTTTTTCTACGCCGGTGAATGTGAGTAATCTTGGTGGAAGTATTGTTTGCGATTGTTGCCCGGGTTATGTTACGGTGAATGGAAATACGCAAGCGGCAACGTGGAGAAGAAATAATAATAATCGCCGCGATATGTGGGCAGGAATTTCTACCAATGGAGGAATGACTTTCACGACCGGAATTGATGTGGACAATACCGACTGGATGTTATCGGCGTGTCCTTCTACCGGGCCCGATCCTTTTTTGTGGAATGATAGTTTGTACACGGTATTCATGAGCGGAGCTTCGGGCGACGACAGAGTTTATCTCAGCACATTCAACATCACAACAAGCCAGCAGGGATTTATTCAAACTATCGCACCAAATTATCCTTCGAGTGTAATTCAGAATTATCCATTCTCCGCGGGAAAGAATGATACGGTGGGTGTGGTGTGGCAACAGGATGCTTCTTCCAACATCGATTCTTATTTCACGTGGTCAACAACCGGCGCAAGTGGATTGATCAATAATGAATCGGTCATCAACACCACAACTGCGAACGATCAGAGAAATCCGCACATTGCTTATTCTTCCAATACATTTCATATTTGCTGGACCGATCTTTCTTCCGGGAATGTGATGTATCGTTACGGAACGATCACGCCAACAGGAATTGCGGAAAATATTTCTCATCGATCGCTGCAAGTATTTCCGGATCCTTCTTCGGATGTTGCGACGATCGATCTTTCCTGTTTGGATCATCACGATGGCGTTCTGAAAATTTTTGATGTGAATGGAAAAGAAATGGAATCGTCGGTGATCAGCGGGCAGGAAAAAATGACGGTGAATAAGTTCGACGCCGGAATTTATTTTGCAGAAGTGACAGATGAAACAACATTGGAAAAATTCTGTTGCAGGATCATTTTCACGGAATAG
- a CDS encoding carbohydrate binding family 9 domain-containing protein: protein MKFFRAFLIFFLLPAGLVAQHALPDTIDANYYPGIILLDGKTDDSVWQHIAPINNFTQRELNFGEAASEKTEVRIAYDKFAIYFAINCYMNDPSMMSAKFMQRDFDYWSDDNFQVALSPFNDRRNGYLFVINPNGARADELISNGEEGTMDWNGVWDAKTSRNSTGWFAEIKIPFSTLQFNKDSLHHWAVNFERDIKRKNEEDLWQGWSRDYSIFSLVNAGTLSGIGNIGYAKHFEFKPYALGGWNYERSNGFTYPYKIGGDLNINLTPTLKMNITANTDFAQIESDRIPVNLSRFAIDYPEKRDFFLEGYNSFEFYMGNSNTVFYTRTIGIEQLQTVPIIAGTRVFGKVGKNNIGLLDIQEGKFDTTSSHNDLVLRYKRDVGPQSYIGGIFTNKAGAGTSNQVAGIDASYTTSKFLHHRNLVVAGNIAQSMNDFRAEKNSLAYRIYSDYPNDLVDHFIAVSSLQQNFDPQLGFIQRKNYEAFNWHLVIMPRIFTKYGVRKMNFKPFELAALRTQSTHQFESFYNETRIVGAEFKSGESFEVNLRQTYDRLDEQFNITDSIYIPVGHYFMHVSEFAFSTFHGRRFWFDTYYNWGTFYTGKIQNYNASLGVNFSRHMNMNADYNYNLVRFQKGNVATNEIALYFNYAFTTKIDISVFGQYNSFDDLMRLNFRLHWIPRIGSDLYFVYNQGHDNIKQLDMFRPQSTTGVAKLVYRFAF, encoded by the coding sequence ATGAAATTTTTCCGTGCTTTTCTTATTTTCTTTTTATTACCGGCCGGGTTGGTTGCGCAACATGCATTGCCCGATACGATTGATGCAAATTATTATCCGGGTATAATTCTTCTCGATGGAAAAACAGATGACAGCGTTTGGCAACACATCGCGCCTATAAATAATTTCACCCAGCGCGAATTGAACTTCGGTGAAGCTGCAAGTGAAAAAACAGAAGTCCGCATTGCTTACGATAAATTTGCAATTTACTTCGCGATCAATTGTTACATGAATGATCCTTCCATGATGTCGGCGAAATTCATGCAGCGCGATTTTGATTATTGGTCGGATGATAATTTCCAGGTTGCACTTTCTCCTTTCAATGATCGCCGCAACGGATATTTATTTGTGATCAATCCGAATGGCGCACGCGCCGATGAATTGATCTCGAATGGAGAAGAAGGCACGATGGACTGGAATGGAGTGTGGGATGCGAAGACTTCGAGAAATTCTACCGGATGGTTCGCAGAAATAAAAATTCCATTCAGCACATTGCAGTTCAATAAAGATTCACTTCATCACTGGGCAGTGAATTTCGAACGCGATATCAAAAGAAAAAATGAAGAAGATCTCTGGCAGGGATGGAGCCGCGATTATAGTATTTTTTCATTGGTGAATGCAGGAACTTTGTCCGGGATCGGAAACATTGGTTACGCAAAACATTTTGAATTTAAACCGTACGCGCTTGGCGGATGGAATTACGAACGCAGCAATGGATTTACTTATCCATACAAGATCGGCGGCGATCTCAACATCAACCTCACTCCTACCCTGAAAATGAATATCACTGCGAATACTGATTTCGCACAAATAGAAAGTGATCGCATTCCCGTTAATCTTTCACGCTTTGCGATCGATTACCCGGAGAAGCGCGATTTTTTTCTCGAAGGTTATAACAGTTTTGAATTCTATATGGGAAACAGCAACACGGTTTTCTATACGCGAACCATCGGCATTGAACAATTGCAAACTGTTCCCATCATTGCGGGCACACGCGTGTTCGGGAAAGTCGGAAAAAACAATATTGGTTTACTCGACATACAGGAAGGAAAATTCGACACGACCAGCAGTCACAACGATCTTGTTCTTCGTTACAAACGCGACGTCGGCCCACAATCTTACATCGGAGGAATTTTTACGAATAAGGCGGGAGCAGGAACGAGCAACCAGGTGGCCGGCATCGATGCAAGTTATACCACTTCGAAATTTCTTCATCACCGGAATCTTGTGGTGGCAGGAAACATCGCGCAAAGCATGAATGATTTTCGCGCAGAAAAAAATTCTTTGGCTTACCGCATTTATTCTGATTACCCGAACGACCTCGTCGATCATTTCATTGCTGTTTCCAGTCTCCAGCAGAATTTCGATCCGCAGCTCGGATTCATCCAGCGTAAAAATTACGAAGCATTCAACTGGCATCTCGTGATCATGCCGCGCATTTTTACAAAATACGGTGTTCGCAAAATGAATTTCAAACCGTTCGAACTTGCTGCATTGCGAACACAGAGTACACACCAGTTCGAATCGTTTTATAATGAAACAAGAATTGTCGGCGCCGAATTCAAATCGGGCGAATCATTCGAAGTGAATCTCCGACAGACTTATGATCGTCTTGATGAACAATTCAATATCACCGACAGTATTTACATTCCCGTGGGACATTATTTCATGCATGTTTCTGAATTTGCTTTTTCCACTTTTCACGGAAGAAGATTCTGGTTCGACACGTATTACAACTGGGGAACTTTTTACACCGGGAAGATCCAGAACTATAATGCAAGCTTGGGTGTGAATTTTTCGAGACACATGAATATGAATGCTGATTATAATTACAATCTTGTCCGTTTCCAGAAGGGAAATGTGGCAACGAACGAGATCGCTTTGTATTTTAATTATGCATTCACTACGAAGATCGACATCTCTGTTTTCGGCCAGTACAATTCATTCGACGATCTTATGCGTTTGAATTTCCGCCTGCACTGGATCCCGCGTATCGGATCCGATCTTTATTTTGTTTATAATCAGGGACACGATAACATCAAACAACTCGATATGTTCCGCCCGCAATCTACAACAGGCGTTGCGAAATTAGTTTACCGTTTTGCATTCTGA